The genomic window TATAAATTTGAAATTGTCTTTGGAACCAAGCATGCGCAAACTTCTGTTTATTGGAGAAACAATAACACTTACGAATTACCGCTTTCTTACTATCATTCTGTAAATAATTGGGCAACAAGTCCGGGCTTTCCAGCTGATAAACCTTATTTTGACAGAATGGTCGTAAAAGATTGTTACGCCTGCCACAGTTCTAACATCAGTTCCAGAACAGTTGATCAAAGTTCTGCAGAGAAAAATTTTATGTCGATGGACATAGAAGATGTGATCAATAAAAAAACAATTGTTTACGGAATTGACTGCGAACGCTGCCACGGTCCTGCCAAAAAACATGTCGAATTTCATTTAAAAAATCCAAACGTGAAAGTCGCAAACAGTATTACCAGTTTTAAAACACTGAACCGACAGCAAAAACTAGATGCCTGTGCGTTGTGCCACGCAGGAAATGACGGAATGAAGTTAAAATCTCGTTTTGAATTTAAGCCTGGAGATAATCTTTCAGACTTCTTTCGGGAAACCAGAAGTATAAACGACACCACTCAATTTGATGTTCATGGAAATCAATTCCGATTAATGGCGCAGAGTAAATGTTTTATCAACAGCGAAAAAATGGATTGTATTACCTGTCATAATCCGCATGAAAATGCTTCTAAAAACATGGCGTCGTATTCTAAAATCTGTATGAGCTGTCATCAAGGTTTAAAACACAAGGAAACAACGCTTAAAAGCATGCCTGAAAAGTTATTAGCCGACAATTGTGTAGAATGCCACATGCCGAAAAAAGCTTCCAATGCAATTAGTTTTCAGCTTTCGAACAGTAAACAACTTTCGAATTATATATTGAGAACACACAAAATCGGAATTTATCCGACTAAAAAGAAGTAATTATTTTTCGAATTTTTTCAATTCGAAAGTTTCGCCGTCAAAAACACCATAAGTAAAATAGCCAATCCAGTCACCTAGATTCACGTATTCAGAATTTTCACCGACTGGAACAATCATTGGTAAATGACGATGTCCGAAAATGAAATAATTATAATGTTTAGTTTCTAGTTTGCGCTTAGCGTACAATATCAGCCACTCTTTTTCTTCTCCTAAAAACTTAATGTCTTCATCGCCGGAAATCAATTTATTTTTAACTGATAAATATTGTGCTAAACTAACCCCAACATCTGGATGAAGCCATCGAAAAAGCCATTTTGAAAACGGATTCGTAAATACCTTTTTCATTCTTTTATAACCTTTATCACCAGGACCTTTTCCGTCGCCGTGACCAATTAAAAAGGTTTTTCCGTTAAAAGTAAACTCTTTGTTATCGTGATAAACTGGAATATTCAATTCGGTTTCAAAATAATCATTCATCCATAAATCATGATTTCCGACGAAAAAATAAATTGGGATGCCGCTATCGCGAATTTCTGCCAGTTTGCCTAAAATGCGTACAAATCCTTTTGGAACAACCGTTTTGTATTCGAACCAAAAATCAAATAAATCACCCAACAAAAAAATCGCTTCTGCATCTTCTTTAACCTCATCAAGCCAAGCCACGAATTTCTTTTCGCGAGGCAAACTTAACTCTGGAGTAGGCGCACCAAAATGCTGATCTGAAGCAAAATATATTTTTTTCATTTAGATTTTTAGATTACTAGACTTCTTAGAATTTTAGACTTTAACTATATGAGCGAAGTCAAAGAGTTTGGAATTTGGAATTTAAAAAATTGAAAATTAATCTTTTTACAAATTATCAGAAGCGTACCATTCTGCAAAAGAAGATTCTGTTTCCTGAAGTTTTAGTGAAAAAAGAGAAATTCCTTCTGGAAGTCTTGCTACAATTCTTTCAGCAAAATCAACTACCATATTTTCACTAGTTGGCTGATAATCTACCAAAATAACGTGATGACCGCGATTTTTTAATTCATTAGCCAATTCGATGTGCGGCGTTGTTTGGTTAAAAACAGTTGCATGGTCAAACTGATCGACGATTTCTTCTTTTACAATTTTCTTTAGATCCGAAAAATCAATCACCATTCCGAACTTTACATTCGATCGATCTGTAATTGGCGAACCAATAACAGTTACCGATAATTTATAACTGTGCCCGTGAACGTTCTTGCATTTTCCGTCGTAACCGTACAATGCATGTCCAGTTTCGAAACTAAATTGTTTTGTAATTCTGATATTACTCATCGATGTTTAATTTTAAGGATGCAAATTTACGAATTAATAACCGTTTAAATAATAATTTCCAAATAAAGAAAATTTCCAAATTCCATCACGAATTTAAAGCAATTGGAATTTGGAACTTCTCCACTTGGAATTTCCCGTATCTATTTTTTAAACTGCAATAAAGCCTTTTTACTAAAATCAGATAAAACTAATTTACCCGTAATCGCCGCACGTTCAAACAAAATAGACTCCCATTGTTCTGTACCTTCCCAGATAATCTTTTTCATTTCAAACAAAGCTTCTGGATTGTAAGAACTTAGTTTTTGAGCAAAACTTTCAACTTCTTGATCAAGGGTATCAGAAGTAGTTAAAACAGAATAAAGTCCTTTTTGAAAAGCCCATTCGGCCGATTTCCATTCGTGCGGCGCCAAAGTCATTTGCGTCATTGCTGTTTTTCCAATCTTGCGTGAAACTGCCGGCTCGATTACAAAGGGCCCGATTCCGATTGCTAATTCAGATAACTTGATATCACTTTGCAGCGTTCCAAAAGTATAATCGCAGGCAGCAATAATTCCGACACCGCCCCCAACTGCTTTTCCCTGCACACGGCCGATTATAATTTTATTGCAATTTCGCATTGCATTTAACAAATGGGCAAAACCAGAAAAGAATTCAGTTCCCTGCTCTTCATTTTCAACCTTTAAAAGTTCATCAAATGAAGCACCAGAACAGAACGTTTTATCGCCCTCGCTTTTTAAAATGATAACCGAAATATCTTCATTTCGGCTTAATGAATTTATTTCGGCGGTAAGCTCATCCAGTAATTGACGCGGAAAAGAATTACTCGCAGGATGCCCAAACTGCACCGTTGCAATTGTATTTTGAAAAGAAGTTTCTAAACTTCCATTTAGATTTTCAGAACTCATAAAAATAGATTTAAACGTAAAGTTACGCTTTTGCAAAATATTTTGTCTGATTGATTTCTAAATTTGTTTTTTGAGAATTATT from Flavobacterium fluviale includes these protein-coding regions:
- a CDS encoding cytochrome c3 family protein yields the protein MKKAVFLILSLFLISCTNKSEEYIDPRGTDYAGSESCVQCHKTQSEMVFHSSHFKATAPAILENVSGDFDSKNHTFIYDKETKLVMEKHGDSLYQVLYKKGKETAKYKFEIVFGTKHAQTSVYWRNNNTYELPLSYYHSVNNWATSPGFPADKPYFDRMVVKDCYACHSSNISSRTVDQSSAEKNFMSMDIEDVINKKTIVYGIDCERCHGPAKKHVEFHLKNPNVKVANSITSFKTLNRQQKLDACALCHAGNDGMKLKSRFEFKPGDNLSDFFRETRSINDTTQFDVHGNQFRLMAQSKCFINSEKMDCITCHNPHENASKNMASYSKICMSCHQGLKHKETTLKSMPEKLLADNCVECHMPKKASNAISFQLSNSKQLSNYILRTHKIGIYPTKKK
- a CDS encoding UDP-2,3-diacylglucosamine diphosphatase yields the protein MKKIYFASDQHFGAPTPELSLPREKKFVAWLDEVKEDAEAIFLLGDLFDFWFEYKTVVPKGFVRILGKLAEIRDSGIPIYFFVGNHDLWMNDYFETELNIPVYHDNKEFTFNGKTFLIGHGDGKGPGDKGYKRMKKVFTNPFSKWLFRWLHPDVGVSLAQYLSVKNKLISGDEDIKFLGEEKEWLILYAKRKLETKHYNYFIFGHRHLPMIVPVGENSEYVNLGDWIGYFTYGVFDGETFELKKFEK
- a CDS encoding 6-pyruvoyl trahydropterin synthase family protein, whose product is MSNIRITKQFSFETGHALYGYDGKCKNVHGHSYKLSVTVIGSPITDRSNVKFGMVIDFSDLKKIVKEEIVDQFDHATVFNQTTPHIELANELKNRGHHVILVDYQPTSENMVVDFAERIVARLPEGISLFSLKLQETESSFAEWYASDNL
- a CDS encoding enoyl-CoA hydratase/isomerase family protein yields the protein MSSENLNGSLETSFQNTIATVQFGHPASNSFPRQLLDELTAEINSLSRNEDISVIILKSEGDKTFCSGASFDELLKVENEEQGTEFFSGFAHLLNAMRNCNKIIIGRVQGKAVGGGVGIIAACDYTFGTLQSDIKLSELAIGIGPFVIEPAVSRKIGKTAMTQMTLAPHEWKSAEWAFQKGLYSVLTTSDTLDQEVESFAQKLSSYNPEALFEMKKIIWEGTEQWESILFERAAITGKLVLSDFSKKALLQFKK